A region of Xylanibacillus composti DNA encodes the following proteins:
- a CDS encoding transposase has translation MYILQESLFSFEELQKLESRERLPIFFGALDLRPYAKELRNHSPRGADGHCRQGILRALLAAPLENIDTFTGLHHRLDVDLRFRYQCGLRLDRKAPSIATLSRVFAELTNKGLAKRLFEDLVVQCRQEGIIDGDHVAIDSAAIHAYEKKQPKRKSELTGNANWGAKFDSFGNKVKWFGYKLHLAVDAASELPMALFVTPAHVNDGDMAPALMKQVAKGTKVKFFMLDAGYDQLKNYEAARKLKAQAIIPMNLRNEKEPPAGMTSSGTPCCSMGFAMTYWGADGDHLKFRCPHATGKVDCPLGMAACSSSNYGMVVKVNTKSDPRRYSSPHRETKRWKELYNERTSVERCNSRLKTHLTADAMHVWGIQKVTTHQYLNAIVLLASALAMARQSKEAAA, from the coding sequence TTGTATATTCTCCAAGAAAGTCTATTTTCCTTTGAAGAACTTCAAAAACTTGAATCTCGAGAACGATTGCCTATCTTCTTCGGCGCACTTGACTTACGTCCGTATGCCAAGGAATTGAGAAACCATTCACCCCGAGGCGCCGATGGCCATTGTAGGCAAGGGATTCTTCGTGCACTGCTTGCTGCCCCGCTTGAGAATATAGATACCTTTACCGGCCTGCATCATCGTTTAGACGTGGACCTTCGCTTTCGTTATCAATGCGGACTTCGGCTTGATAGGAAGGCTCCTTCGATTGCGACATTAAGCCGCGTTTTCGCTGAATTAACCAACAAGGGACTTGCGAAACGCTTGTTCGAAGATCTCGTCGTACAATGTAGGCAGGAAGGAATTATCGACGGAGATCACGTGGCGATCGATAGTGCAGCGATTCATGCCTATGAGAAGAAACAACCGAAACGGAAAAGCGAGTTAACCGGCAATGCCAACTGGGGCGCGAAGTTCGACTCGTTTGGCAACAAGGTCAAGTGGTTTGGCTACAAGCTTCATCTTGCCGTTGACGCGGCAAGCGAGTTGCCGATGGCACTCTTCGTCACACCGGCTCATGTCAATGACGGCGATATGGCCCCTGCCCTTATGAAACAAGTTGCTAAGGGGACGAAAGTGAAATTCTTTATGCTGGATGCCGGATATGACCAACTTAAAAACTATGAAGCGGCACGGAAGCTCAAAGCGCAAGCGATTATCCCGATGAATCTTCGCAATGAGAAGGAACCACCTGCGGGCATGACCTCTAGCGGCACGCCCTGCTGCTCGATGGGTTTTGCCATGACCTATTGGGGTGCCGATGGCGATCACCTGAAATTCCGGTGTCCTCATGCCACTGGGAAGGTCGACTGTCCGCTTGGTATGGCTGCATGCTCATCTTCCAACTATGGAATGGTCGTCAAAGTCAATACGAAAAGCGATCCGCGACGCTACTCGAGTCCACATCGGGAAACGAAACGCTGGAAGGAGCTTTACAACGAAAGAACAAGCGTAGAACGTTGCAATTCCAGATTGAAAACTCATTTGACCGCAGACGCCATGCACGTTTGGGGCATCCAGAAGGTGACCACTCACCAATACTTAAACGCAATTGTGTTGCTGGCTTCTGCGTTAGCGATGGCCCG